The sequence TATGAGGCGTCGATGGCGATGGCGGAACTGACGCTTTTGCCTGCGGTGCGCAAGGCGGGCAAGGATAGCATCGTGGTCGCCGATGGCACCAGTTGCCGGCATCAGATTGAGGACGGCGCGCAGACAAGCGCATTGCATGTGGCGCGGGTGCTGGCCTTGGCTTTGGCATCGCGCGGAGCTGATCAGAACGTTTCAGATAAAGGAGTGTAGTTATTTCTGCAAGTCATGTGCGACAATGTTTCCATCTGTAAATATATTCAAGGCAGGTAAGCGTGCCTGTCACTTTGATGGAATGTTCATGACCTGGAGTAAGAATGACTAATGAAACGGAACTTCTGGAACCGTCTCCCGCCTCGTTTCACATTGCGGGCTTCTGGCGGCGATTGGCTGCTTTCGTTATCGATATCCTCCTGCTGGGAGTTGTCGGCTACTGTCTTGGTCTGTTCTTTTCCGACTTCTTCATTGATATCGGAGCCTGGGGCCGTGGCATAGGTTTTGTCATCGCCTTGTATTATTTCGGGGTGATGGACAGCGCTATCTTCGGTGGCCGGACTATCGGCAAGCGCTTGATGCATTTGCGCGTGGTGACATCTGGCGGAGGCCTCCTTGGCTTTGGCAAATCCTTGCTGCGTGCAGCCATCGTGTGTATTCCTTATTTTTTGAATGGCTTGCCGTTCAGTACGGAGATCTTGCAACCAGGTCTTATCCTTGCCTTATCCGTAGTGATGTTCGGACTCGGCTTGACCCTTATCTACTTCTTTATCTTCAACCGGAAGACACGACAGTCATTACCGGATTTGCTGGTTGGCTCTATCGTGGTGAAAGCCGACGCGTTGCACCCGATCTCATTTTCTGGCAAGCCATGGCGCGGACATTATGCCGTTGCCGGGTTGATTGCAGCGGCGGCGTGCGTGACGCCATTTTTCACAGGATCGTTGGCGCAGACTGAGCCTTTTTCTTCTTTGATTCCGCTGCAGAAGGCGCTTGCTAATCAGCCCGGCGTCGCGTCGGCAAGCGTCAATTCAGGGCAACAGTGGCATGCCAGTCTTAAAGACAAAGGACGTACGCAGAAATACCTGCAGGCCAGAATCACGACCAAGAATCAGGATAGCGATTTTGAGGCCATGGCCATGCGCCTGGCCGGTATCATCCTGGCGGACTATCCAGCAATTTCTGACGAAGATGTGGTCTCAGTCTCTATTTCGCGTGGTTATGACATTGGGATTTCATCTATGTGGAGGACGCGATATTTCGCACTCTCTCCTGCGCAATGGAGGCAGCGTCTGGGTGAAAAATCGAACTTGCCGTCGTAGGTTGATTTTTGCGACAGGCAGGTGGCGCGATAGAGAAAAGAACAGCCGCCATCTTTACAGATGGTAGTTACATAAAACAAAAGGCCCTTGGGGGCCTTTTGTTTTTGCTGCGGAACGTCAAGTCGAAGATCCCGGATTTCCCTGGAACTGAGCTGGCGCTTTTTCACGGCATACAAACTGCCGCAGCCATAGTAGTCCTGGCTGCTTCCCGTCGGTGCTGCGCGGGCATTCCTCTCGTGTGCTACCCAGGCTTTGCGGAGGACATCCCAGCGCTGGTCGCATACGTTGCTTCGCCTGGACACACCGTCGACATCCTGCAAGACCACGCGAGCCGGCGGCAATGCACCGAGCGTGACTTCATACCAGACTTGGCTTACCAGGTGCAGCTGCACGTGATCGGAAATAATCCGCCGGATCTTGCTTTTCTCCTGTTCGTGCGCCCGACGCCGGTTTTTTCCACGGGCCTTAAAGCTGGCATGAAAGCGATTGTGCAGCAGGATGCCGGTCAGCGGATGCACATACATGGCTGATAGCGATTCGGTCAGTTCGACGTAGCGTCCAGACCAGCTCGTATAACGCACCAGGACGCGGCCATCCTTTTTGCTTCCCTCCCAGCGCGTCTCGATGGCGACGAAATTATCCAGGTGCAGCAGGATATGCTGCTTGACCGTGCTGCGGGCGTCGATGACAGTCCGGATTTCACTGTACACCTTGTCCCAGGGGCGATTGACCTGCTGTTCCAGGAAACGCTTCAGCGGCGCCAGGTTTTCATTGAGATATTTACGGTGGCCATAGCCGTCCTTCATGCCGATCCTGGCCGGCCTATCTTCGCTGTTGCGAAACTTGCGGCCATCGCCCTTGTAGATATTGCTGTGCGTGCAGCGCGGCCGCTCAACGATCACTTTGAACATGTCTTTACGCATCGTAGCTTCCTTCCGTCTTGCGGCCGGACAACGCCTGATTCAGCTTGTGCTTTTCGGTCCGCCGCACTTTGCGTGCTGGATTGTAGGAGGCATGCGCACCGGCCTTCCTGGCCCTGGCTGGCGCCACGAGGGGGTTGCGCGGCTTTGGCAATTTAAGTGTGACTTTCATGAGCTATCCTTTCACGCAAATGATCTGGCATAACGTTTTTCCTTGTCGTGCCGACGTCTTTGCTGCGGGCGACTTTCGCCGTGCCCGCAAAAACAAAAACCCCGGCGAGTTTCCTCACCGGGGTTCTGGTTGGAACGACCGGCTCGGGGCGGCAAGATCGCCGCAATCCCCGAGCAGTCATGCGCGGGGCTATTTATCGTTTGAATTGTTGATAGCCGTCCGTGGCATGGCCGTTCCTTTCCTGTAAAAAAGCGTTAGTCGAAAATACTGAGTTGCGATTCTGCGCCCGATGAAATCCCGGTGTCAAACAATTCGCCGCCGCGCGGCACGATTCTGTTGTTTTTGACACGAAATCCGGCGGCGCATTCGTCCGCCAAATGTCCACAACGCTAATTGAGTTCGCGCATGCGGCTATGCTTGGGCAGCCGTGCCGCCAGGTAGTCGTGCTGGTCGGCCAGGACGTTGCGGCCGCTCAGCAGATAGTGCTCGGCGCGGCAGGGAACATAGGGCACGTACAGCAGCGGGCGGAAGCTTTCCAGCACCTTGCTGCCCTTTTCCTGATTGCAGTCCTTGCAGGCGGTGACGCAATTGGTCCAGGTATCCTTGCCGCCGCGC comes from Collimonas pratensis and encodes:
- a CDS encoding RDD family protein, which codes for MTNETELLEPSPASFHIAGFWRRLAAFVIDILLLGVVGYCLGLFFSDFFIDIGAWGRGIGFVIALYYFGVMDSAIFGGRTIGKRLMHLRVVTSGGGLLGFGKSLLRAAIVCIPYFLNGLPFSTEILQPGLILALSVVMFGLGLTLIYFFIFNRKTRQSLPDLLVGSIVVKADALHPISFSGKPWRGHYAVAGLIAAAACVTPFFTGSLAQTEPFSSLIPLQKALANQPGVASASVNSGQQWHASLKDKGRTQKYLQARITTKNQDSDFEAMAMRLAGIILADYPAISDEDVVSVSISRGYDIGISSMWRTRYFALSPAQWRQRLGEKSNLPS